The Haloplanus sp. CK5-1 genome contains a region encoding:
- a CDS encoding bacterio-opsin activator domain-containing protein, which translates to MSRGVDAEPDAEESHAGVTASAPAVDESLKTRTMDEAPVGITVADATEPDMPLVYVNAAFERITGYPPEYAVGRNCRFLQGEGTRNAPVAEMRAAIEAGEATTVELRNYRRDGELFWNEVTIAPLYDDDGAVTHYVGFQQDVTRRKRAERAAARRASRLDRERDTQERLLDRLDGVVVDVTRVVAEARSQASLERDVVTRLSETYAGARIGRYDPADEAIVPQADAGWMADDEGLDRIPVDAGFDDDPSPVAAAVSTAVDDRTVRIRPLADASTAVGVVPLHYGDAIYGVVCVYVRNSADFDDHERAVLTALGRTVATGINALESHRTLRADERIELQFSVVGDHPLRSVAAAADCRLEYAGSVGDRDHPADLFEVDGADADEARAATRTVPVDLHAALVEGEDDCLVELSVTAPSIRDLLVEYGAELHAATITPSVAEFTVEVGRESIARSLAAAVTDRFEGADLTRYRQRERRPETHTEFVARLEADLTDRQRAALVRAYAGGFFEWPHEATGDDIAEAMGVCRSTFHQHLRAAQRKVVGAMFDG; encoded by the coding sequence ATGTCACGGGGGGTTGACGCCGAACCGGACGCCGAGGAGTCACACGCCGGAGTCACCGCCAGCGCGCCGGCCGTCGACGAGTCGCTGAAGACCCGGACGATGGACGAGGCACCGGTCGGGATCACGGTCGCCGACGCGACCGAACCGGACATGCCACTCGTGTACGTGAACGCGGCGTTCGAGCGGATCACCGGCTACCCACCCGAGTACGCAGTCGGCCGCAACTGTCGGTTCCTCCAGGGTGAGGGGACCCGCAACGCGCCGGTCGCGGAGATGCGGGCAGCGATCGAGGCCGGCGAGGCGACGACGGTCGAACTCCGCAACTACCGGCGGGACGGCGAGTTGTTCTGGAACGAGGTGACCATCGCGCCCCTCTACGACGACGACGGGGCAGTGACACACTACGTCGGGTTCCAACAGGACGTGACCCGCCGCAAGCGGGCCGAGCGTGCGGCCGCCCGGCGCGCGTCGCGCCTCGACCGGGAACGGGACACACAGGAGCGCCTGCTGGACCGACTCGACGGCGTCGTCGTCGACGTGACCCGTGTGGTCGCGGAGGCGCGGTCACAGGCGTCGCTCGAACGCGACGTCGTCACGCGACTGTCGGAGACGTACGCGGGCGCGCGTATCGGTCGCTACGACCCGGCAGACGAGGCTATCGTCCCGCAGGCCGACGCCGGCTGGATGGCCGACGACGAGGGTCTCGATCGAATCCCGGTCGACGCCGGGTTCGACGACGACCCCTCCCCCGTCGCGGCGGCGGTGTCGACCGCCGTCGACGACCGCACCGTCCGCATCCGACCGCTCGCGGACGCGTCGACCGCCGTCGGTGTCGTTCCCCTCCACTACGGCGACGCCATCTACGGCGTCGTCTGCGTGTACGTTCGGAACAGCGCCGACTTCGACGACCACGAACGCGCCGTCCTGACGGCGCTCGGCCGGACGGTCGCCACGGGTATCAACGCACTGGAGAGCCACCGCACGCTCCGGGCCGACGAGCGGATTGAACTCCAGTTCTCGGTGGTCGGCGACCACCCGTTGCGCTCGGTGGCGGCGGCGGCCGACTGTCGCCTGGAGTACGCCGGGAGCGTCGGTGACAGGGACCATCCGGCCGACCTGTTCGAGGTCGACGGGGCGGACGCCGACGAGGCGCGGGCGGCGACCCGAACGGTCCCGGTCGACCTCCACGCCGCGCTCGTCGAGGGGGAGGACGACTGTCTCGTCGAACTGTCGGTCACTGCCCCGTCGATCCGGGACCTCCTCGTCGAGTACGGGGCCGAACTGCACGCCGCGACGATCACCCCGTCGGTCGCCGAGTTCACCGTCGAGGTCGGGCGGGAGTCGATCGCTCGGTCGCTGGCTGCCGCCGTCACCGACCGCTTCGAGGGTGCGGACCTGACCCGGTATCGCCAGCGGGAGCGACGCCCCGAGACCCACACGGAGTTCGTCGCGCGGTTGGAAGCCGACCTCACCGACCGGCAGCGCGCGGCGCTGGTTCGGGCGTACGCCGGCGGCTTCTTCGAGTGGCCACACGAGGCGACCGGCGACGACATCGCCGAGGCGATGGGCGTCTGTCGGTCGACGTTCCACCAGCACTTGCGGGCCGCACAGCGGAAGGTCGTCGGTGCGATGTTCGACGGCTGA
- a CDS encoding bacteriorhodopsin, translating into MPQPGSEGIWLWIGTLGMFLGMLYFIARGWGETNERRQEFYIVTIFITAIAFTNYLAMALGFGLTMVTVGGEELPIYWARYTDWFFTTPLLLLDLGLLAGASRNQLSALVGLDMLMIGTGVVATLSAGPGALGEGARRLIWWGVSTGFLLVLLYMLYGSLGNKASRLSGDAASTFSTLRTLIVVVWLIYPVWWIVGTEGLQMVSLYIETAGFMVLDLVAKVGFGIILLSSREVLDAAGSSTAAADAAD; encoded by the coding sequence ATGCCACAACCAGGCAGCGAGGGGATATGGCTCTGGATCGGCACGCTCGGCATGTTCCTGGGGATGCTGTACTTCATCGCCAGGGGCTGGGGAGAAACGAACGAACGGCGTCAGGAGTTCTACATCGTCACCATATTCATCACGGCCATCGCGTTCACGAACTATCTCGCGATGGCGCTGGGGTTCGGGTTGACGATGGTGACGGTCGGTGGCGAGGAGCTACCGATCTACTGGGCGCGGTACACGGACTGGTTCTTCACGACGCCGTTGCTGTTGCTCGACCTCGGCTTGCTCGCCGGGGCGAGCCGGAACCAGCTCTCCGCGCTGGTCGGTCTGGACATGTTGATGATCGGTACCGGTGTCGTCGCGACGCTGTCGGCCGGCCCGGGCGCACTCGGTGAGGGGGCCCGCCGGCTGATCTGGTGGGGCGTCTCCACGGGCTTCCTGCTCGTGTTGCTGTACATGCTGTACGGCTCCCTCGGGAACAAGGCCAGCCGGCTCTCGGGTGACGCCGCGTCGACGTTCAGCACGCTCCGGACGCTGATCGTCGTCGTCTGGTTGATCTACCCCGTCTGGTGGATCGTCGGCACCGAGGGGCTCCAGATGGTGTCGCTGTACATCGAGACGGCCGGATTCATGGTGCTCGATCTGGTCGCGAAGGTCGGCTTCGGGATCATCCTGCTGTCGAGCCGAGAAGTGCTCGACGCCGCGGGATCGAGCACCGCCGCCGCGGACGCAGCCGACTGA
- a CDS encoding lycopene cyclase domain-containing protein, protein MTGPTYLQFHIAFLVPAVMLMIATAFVSRAQLPDAVPRIGAGRWYWSGVAIVTLVALVYTIPWDNYLIARGVWWYGDGSTLATVGHAPVEEYLFILVQPWLTALWLSHLSLPGSWPDAGRALRWRPRLAAVGLAAFVGVAGWRLLGTAATFYLGAILAWAAPVLALQWGVGAPQLWARKRLVAIGVLVPTAYLCIVDRIAIEYGIWILSEEYTTGLTVAGLPVEEATFFLVTNLFVVQGLVLYRWVLDRRADGSVATLRVGDDDPRYP, encoded by the coding sequence ATGACCGGCCCCACGTACCTCCAGTTCCACATCGCGTTTCTGGTCCCGGCAGTGATGCTGATGATCGCAACCGCGTTCGTGAGCCGGGCGCAACTGCCCGACGCCGTGCCACGGATCGGCGCGGGCCGGTGGTACTGGAGCGGGGTCGCCATCGTCACTCTCGTCGCGTTGGTGTACACGATTCCTTGGGACAACTACCTGATCGCGAGGGGCGTCTGGTGGTACGGCGACGGGAGCACGCTCGCCACGGTCGGCCACGCGCCGGTCGAGGAGTACCTGTTCATCCTCGTTCAGCCGTGGCTGACGGCGCTGTGGCTCTCGCACCTCTCGCTCCCGGGGTCGTGGCCCGACGCCGGGCGAGCGCTCCGGTGGCGGCCGCGGCTGGCTGCCGTCGGCCTCGCCGCCTTCGTCGGCGTCGCCGGCTGGCGACTGCTCGGGACGGCGGCGACGTTCTACCTCGGGGCGATCCTCGCGTGGGCCGCCCCGGTGTTGGCGCTGCAGTGGGGGGTCGGTGCACCCCAGTTGTGGGCGCGCAAGCGACTCGTCGCCATCGGGGTGCTCGTCCCGACGGCGTATCTGTGTATCGTCGATCGGATCGCCATCGAGTACGGCATCTGGATCCTCTCCGAGGAGTACACCACCGGCCTGACCGTCGCCGGCCTCCCCGTCGAGGAAGCGACCTTCTTCCTCGTGACGAACCTGTTCGTCGTCCAAGGACTCGTCCTCTACCGGTGGGTGCTCGACCGCCGGGCCGACGGCTCGGTGGCGACGCTCCGCGTCGGGGACGACGACCCCCGCTACCCGTAG
- a CDS encoding Brp/Blh family beta-carotene 15,15'-dioxygenase gives MADRQASDPELAAIMRAVGCRPAWAAVALVALLAVVAAALDVAATLPPWVRYLPLAASLLLFGLPHGAVDHLAPPRAAGRPTAPRWMALVGVAYLLLGGGYAVLWTVAPVVSAALFVALTWFHWGQGDLYALDALGADHLDGRGVRAGTLLVRGGLPMLVPLLAHPERYRQVVDAWVSLFGRHLALSVTVDARLGLGVAFAAVTAATLLAGYRRADGPAWRHDAVETLSLWVYFLVVPPLVAIGVYFCLWHSLRHIARLIGIDRDGARVAFVERGAVAALLRTGREAAPLTGLSVVLLVGAGVVVGIETVPGRLAALYLVFIAVLTLPHVAVVTWMDRAERDGTVKG, from the coding sequence ATGGCTGACCGTCAGGCGTCCGATCCCGAACTCGCGGCGATCATGCGCGCGGTCGGCTGTCGCCCGGCGTGGGCCGCCGTCGCCCTCGTCGCCCTCCTCGCCGTCGTCGCGGCGGCCCTGGACGTGGCGGCGACGCTCCCGCCCTGGGTTCGGTACCTGCCCCTCGCGGCGAGCCTGCTCCTCTTCGGGCTACCACACGGTGCGGTCGATCACCTCGCGCCGCCCCGTGCGGCCGGCCGACCGACGGCGCCGCGGTGGATGGCGCTCGTCGGCGTCGCGTACCTCCTGCTCGGGGGCGGCTACGCCGTCCTGTGGACGGTCGCTCCGGTCGTCTCGGCCGCGCTGTTCGTCGCGCTGACGTGGTTCCACTGGGGGCAAGGCGACCTCTACGCGCTGGACGCCCTCGGCGCCGACCACCTCGACGGGCGCGGGGTCCGCGCCGGGACGCTCTTGGTTCGCGGTGGGCTGCCGATGCTCGTTCCGCTCCTCGCCCACCCGGAGCGGTACCGGCAGGTGGTCGACGCGTGGGTGTCGCTGTTCGGCCGCCATCTCGCGCTTTCCGTCACCGTCGACGCCCGTCTCGGCCTGGGTGTCGCGTTCGCGGCGGTAACCGCGGCGACGCTCCTCGCCGGCTACCGGCGGGCGGACGGCCCGGCATGGCGTCACGACGCCGTCGAGACGCTCTCGCTGTGGGTGTACTTCCTCGTCGTCCCGCCGCTCGTCGCCATCGGGGTGTACTTCTGTCTGTGGCACTCGCTCCGACACATCGCCCGACTGATCGGGATCGACCGCGACGGTGCGCGTGTCGCCTTCGTCGAGCGGGGGGCGGTCGCGGCGCTCCTCCGGACGGGTCGGGAGGCGGCTCCGCTGACCGGGCTGTCCGTCGTCCTGTTGGTCGGGGCGGGCGTCGTCGTCGGCATCGAGACGGTTCCCGGCCGCTTGGCCGCGCTGTATCTAGTCTTCATCGCAGTCCTGACGCTCCCACACGTCGCGGTCGTGACGTGGATGGACCGGGCCGAACGGGACGGAACAGTAAAAGGTTAA
- a CDS encoding V-type ATP synthase subunit D: MAEDVKPTRKNLMAIEDRIELSERGHDTLEQKRDGLIMEFMDILDQAQDIRADLDANYETAQRKINMARAMEGDVAVRGAAAALKEHPEITTQSKNIMGVVVPQIESSRVKKSLDQRGYGLLGSSARIDEAADAYEELLESIILAAEVETAMKKMLTEIETTKRRVNALEFKLLPDLHENKEYIEQKLEEQEREEIFRLKKIKAKKEAEEKAEAEAEAEAEAEAEAADSDVVTADD, from the coding sequence ATGGCCGAGGACGTCAAACCCACTCGCAAGAACCTCATGGCGATCGAGGATCGGATCGAACTCTCCGAGCGGGGCCACGACACGCTCGAACAGAAGCGGGACGGCCTCATCATGGAGTTCATGGACATCCTGGATCAGGCCCAGGATATCCGCGCGGACCTCGACGCGAACTACGAGACCGCCCAGCGCAAGATCAACATGGCGCGGGCGATGGAGGGTGACGTGGCCGTCCGCGGCGCGGCCGCGGCGCTCAAGGAACACCCCGAGATCACGACCCAGTCGAAGAACATCATGGGCGTGGTCGTCCCGCAGATCGAGTCCTCGCGCGTGAAAAAGAGCCTCGATCAGCGGGGGTACGGCCTGCTCGGGTCCTCCGCCCGCATCGACGAGGCCGCGGACGCCTACGAGGAACTCCTCGAATCCATCATCCTCGCCGCCGAGGTGGAGACGGCGATGAAGAAGATGCTGACCGAAATCGAGACCACCAAGCGCCGTGTCAACGCCCTGGAGTTCAAACTCCTGCCCGACCTCCACGAGAACAAGGAGTACATCGAGCAGAAGTTGGAGGAACAGGAGCGCGAGGAGATCTTCCGCCTGAAGAAGATCAAGGCCAAGAAGGAAGCCGAGGAGAAAGCCGAAGCCGAAGCCGAAGCGGAGGCGGAGGCGGAGGCCGAGGCCGCCGACTCCGACGTCGTCACGGCCGACGACTAG
- a CDS encoding DUF6276 family protein, whose amino-acid sequence MSCPACGGDADVVFTVPSALRSHAPGSGETAAICSSCLRTHAPTTERSVSAEPPFASIHPAFPTGEAGAALALALGLLDSLALRRADIDDCCSHAERAGADVLLTLDRLATAEGVDPHFDADRRRVQVAEMLA is encoded by the coding sequence ATGTCGTGTCCGGCCTGCGGCGGCGACGCCGACGTCGTCTTCACCGTCCCGTCGGCGCTTCGCTCGCACGCCCCCGGGTCGGGCGAGACGGCCGCTATCTGTTCTTCCTGTCTTCGGACCCACGCCCCCACGACCGAGCGCAGCGTGTCGGCCGAGCCACCGTTCGCGTCGATCCACCCCGCCTTCCCGACGGGCGAGGCCGGGGCGGCACTCGCGCTTGCCCTCGGCCTCCTCGACTCCCTCGCGCTCCGCCGGGCCGACATCGACGACTGCTGTTCGCACGCCGAGCGCGCGGGCGCGGACGTACTGTTGACGCTCGACCGCCTGGCGACAGCCGAGGGGGTCGATCCCCACTTCGACGCCGACCGGCGACGGGTCCAGGTGGCCGAGATGCTAGCGTGA
- a CDS encoding glycosyltransferase family 87 protein, with protein sequence MSVLRRLLARRGDRPVFVAVALLASLVLFVHPAVDHYLRLAGIAPRFGFWDFGAYSNAVGRWRAGESFYVQSDGGGYHGSYLYPPVVLLAFAPFVLAFPFATAAPTWAVCTVLVLWVAIQRLASALGCRLHPVERLLSLPVVAGFQPLLLSVKMGQTAGLLGALLAFAAATSLRGRGYASGVFTGVCGVIKLPYAPAGTHLLADRRRFAGAVGGGVVLLVCSVLVFGIGAHLTYLEVLEWGVRMGSDARSPRLWLPPYYRPLYGVPYSLALRLLASLAVVGLALRAADDGDAVRETTALGFAAVPLLAPLAYAYYFVAAVPAVVLLVAAELDRPEGSPTLPVVGLLLFHAHSYGLRTAVKLAPEWVPAGPLQPGLWGNLLLVGLAALRVAQAGAGSPLSLRRAVTTGRE encoded by the coding sequence ATGTCAGTCCTCCGCCGTCTCCTCGCGCGCCGCGGGGACCGGCCAGTCTTCGTCGCCGTCGCCCTCCTCGCCTCCCTCGTCCTGTTCGTCCACCCGGCCGTCGACCACTACCTCCGCCTGGCCGGGATCGCACCGCGCTTTGGCTTCTGGGACTTCGGCGCCTACAGCAACGCCGTCGGGCGCTGGCGGGCCGGCGAGAGTTTCTACGTCCAATCCGATGGCGGCGGCTACCACGGGAGCTACCTCTACCCGCCGGTCGTCCTCCTCGCGTTCGCCCCCTTCGTCCTCGCGTTCCCCTTCGCCACCGCCGCGCCGACGTGGGCCGTCTGCACCGTCCTCGTCCTCTGGGTCGCGATCCAGCGTCTCGCCTCGGCGCTCGGCTGTCGGCTCCACCCCGTCGAGCGACTCCTCTCGCTCCCCGTCGTCGCCGGCTTCCAGCCACTTCTCCTGTCGGTGAAGATGGGACAGACCGCCGGACTGCTCGGTGCGTTGCTCGCGTTCGCGGCGGCGACGTCGCTCCGCGGCCGGGGGTACGCCAGTGGAGTGTTCACCGGCGTCTGTGGCGTGATCAAACTCCCGTACGCACCCGCCGGCACACACCTCCTCGCGGACCGACGGCGGTTCGCCGGCGCGGTCGGCGGCGGCGTCGTCCTCCTCGTCTGCTCCGTCCTCGTCTTCGGCATCGGGGCCCATCTGACCTACCTTGAGGTGCTGGAGTGGGGAGTCCGGATGGGAAGCGACGCCCGGTCGCCGCGCCTCTGGCTCCCACCGTACTACCGGCCGCTGTACGGCGTCCCGTACAGCCTGGCGCTCCGCCTGCTCGCCAGCCTCGCGGTCGTCGGGCTCGCGCTCCGGGCAGCCGACGACGGCGACGCCGTCCGCGAGACGACCGCCCTCGGCTTCGCCGCTGTTCCCCTGCTCGCGCCGCTGGCCTACGCGTACTACTTCGTCGCCGCCGTCCCCGCGGTGGTCCTGCTGGTGGCCGCGGAACTCGACCGGCCGGAGGGCTCGCCGACCCTGCCGGTCGTCGGCCTCCTCCTCTTCCACGCCCACTCCTACGGCCTGCGGACCGCCGTCAAACTCGCACCGGAGTGGGTGCCGGCGGGGCCGCTTCAACCTGGTCTCTGGGGGAACCTCCTCCTCGTCGGCCTGGCCGCCCTCCGGGTCGCCCAAGCGGGGGCCGGATCCCCGCTCTCGCTCCGGAGGGCCGTCACGACCGGCCGGGAGTGA
- the prf1 gene encoding peptide chain release factor aRF-1 translates to MSTDAQEADDDRRKYEFRKVIEDLKEYEGSGTQLVTIYIPPDKQISSVVAHVTQEHSEASNIKSKQTRTNVQDALTSIKDRLRYYDTYPPDNGIVIFSGAVDAGGGQTDMVTKVLESPPDPIQSFRYHCDSDFLTEPLEEMLSDKGLFGLIVLDRREANVGWLKGKRVEPVKSASSLVPGKQRKGGQSAQRFARLRLEAIDNFYQEIAGMADDLFVPKRHELDGILVGGPSPTKDEFLDGDYLHHELRDKVVGKFDVSYTDESGLYDLVDAAQDVLADQEIMKDKVEMEEFFENLNTGDLATYGFEQTRRNLVMGSVDRLLISEDLRKDVVVYDCNGQEEFEVIDRRHSTPDHDCSDGSDAEVQEREDVIEHLMAIAEQRGTETKFISTDFEKGEQLHDAFGGIAGILRYSTGI, encoded by the coding sequence ATGAGTACTGACGCCCAAGAGGCCGACGATGACCGTCGGAAGTACGAGTTCCGGAAGGTCATCGAGGACCTGAAGGAGTACGAGGGCTCCGGGACCCAACTCGTCACCATCTACATCCCCCCGGACAAACAGATCTCCTCCGTCGTCGCTCACGTCACGCAGGAACACTCCGAGGCGAGCAACATCAAGTCCAAGCAGACGCGGACGAACGTCCAAGACGCGCTCACGAGCATCAAGGACCGTCTCCGCTACTACGACACCTACCCGCCCGACAACGGCATCGTCATCTTCAGCGGCGCGGTCGACGCCGGCGGCGGGCAGACCGACATGGTGACGAAGGTCCTGGAGAGCCCACCCGATCCGATCCAGTCCTTTCGCTACCACTGCGACTCCGACTTCCTCACCGAACCCTTGGAGGAGATGCTCTCCGATAAGGGTCTGTTCGGACTGATCGTCCTCGACCGACGGGAGGCGAACGTCGGCTGGCTCAAGGGGAAACGCGTCGAACCCGTCAAGAGCGCCTCCTCGCTCGTTCCCGGCAAACAGCGGAAAGGTGGCCAGTCCGCCCAGCGGTTCGCCCGCCTCCGCCTCGAAGCCATCGACAACTTCTACCAAGAGATCGCGGGGATGGCCGACGACCTCTTCGTTCCCAAGCGCCACGAACTCGACGGCATCCTCGTCGGCGGCCCCTCACCCACCAAAGACGAGTTCCTCGACGGCGACTACCTCCACCACGAACTGCGGGACAAGGTGGTCGGCAAGTTCGACGTCTCCTACACCGACGAGTCCGGGCTCTACGACCTCGTCGACGCCGCACAGGACGTCCTCGCGGACCAGGAGATAATGAAAGACAAGGTGGAGATGGAGGAGTTCTTCGAGAACCTCAACACCGGCGACCTCGCCACCTACGGCTTCGAGCAGACCCGCCGCAACCTCGTGATGGGGTCGGTCGACCGCCTCCTCATCAGCGAGGACCTCCGCAAGGACGTGGTGGTCTACGACTGCAACGGGCAAGAAGAGTTCGAGGTGATCGACCGCCGACACTCGACGCCGGACCACGACTGTTCGGACGGGAGCGACGCCGAGGTACAGGAACGCGAGGACGTCATCGAACACCTGATGGCCATCGCCGAACAGCGGGGGACCGAGACGAAGTTCATCAGCACCGACTTCGAGAAGGGCGAGCAACTCCACGACGCCTTCGGCGGCATCGCCGGCATCCTGCGGTACTCGACCGGAATCTAA
- a CDS encoding P-loop NTPase, translating into MRRVYAVASGKGGVGKTTTVANLGAVLAAAGHETAVVDADLGMGNLAGVLGIDTHAGPTVHDVLSGAAGVDDAVHEGPVGLSVIPASDDLDDFGAADPANLSALLDVIDAETILVDTSAGLSHDSVEPLRIADEVLLVSTPERGALGDTAKTRDVVGRFGTTVAGVVLTRTTADTDTATAGARLDAPIRGTIPDDPAVSAAAEAGEPLVVAAPDAPATDAYRRLGADLTGDDSLAPATDGSESTTGVADDGEAEASEAADDEERTGFLRWLLR; encoded by the coding sequence ATGCGACGGGTGTACGCGGTCGCCAGTGGGAAGGGTGGTGTGGGGAAGACCACCACCGTGGCGAACCTCGGTGCGGTGCTCGCCGCCGCTGGCCACGAGACGGCGGTCGTCGACGCCGACCTCGGGATGGGGAACCTGGCCGGCGTCCTCGGTATCGACACCCACGCCGGACCGACGGTCCACGACGTGCTCTCCGGGGCCGCCGGCGTCGACGACGCCGTCCACGAGGGGCCGGTGGGTCTGTCGGTGATTCCAGCGTCGGACGACTTGGACGACTTCGGGGCGGCCGATCCCGCCAACCTGTCGGCCCTGCTCGACGTGATCGACGCCGAAACGATCCTGGTCGACACCTCCGCGGGGCTGAGTCACGACAGCGTCGAACCGCTCCGGATCGCCGACGAGGTGCTACTGGTGTCGACGCCGGAGCGGGGTGCACTCGGCGACACGGCGAAGACTCGCGACGTGGTCGGCCGCTTCGGGACGACCGTTGCGGGGGTGGTGCTCACGCGCACTACTGCCGACACCGACACCGCGACCGCCGGGGCGCGTCTCGACGCCCCGATCCGCGGCACGATCCCCGACGACCCGGCGGTGTCGGCTGCCGCCGAGGCGGGCGAGCCCCTCGTCGTCGCCGCGCCCGACGCGCCGGCGACCGACGCGTACCGTCGACTCGGGGCCGATCTGACCGGCGACGACTCGCTCGCCCCGGCGACCGACGGGAGCGAGTCGACGACCGGTGTGGCCGACGACGGCGAGGCCGAGGCGTCGGAGGCGGCCGACGACGAGGAGCGAACGGGGTTCCTGCGCTGGCTCCTCCGCTGA
- a CDS encoding DUF120 domain-containing protein, with translation MAETAAASTVGNDELAALKQVALDGGLSARTKVSCSGLGDRLDASAQTASRRLQRLDDAGLLDREVLSDGQRVALTDDGAAALHREYADYRRLFEADTTLTLDGTVTSGMGEGRHYISLSGYMAQFRDRLGYEPFPGTLNVDLTAESVRARGELGALKADATPIDGWEDDDRTFGPATCYAARAEADDAAYDGTHVIVPERTHHDATQLELIAPVKLRETLNVDDGDTLTVHLGEA, from the coding sequence ATGGCAGAGACCGCAGCGGCGTCGACGGTCGGAAACGACGAACTCGCCGCGCTGAAGCAGGTCGCCCTGGACGGCGGCCTCTCCGCTCGAACGAAGGTGTCGTGTTCGGGGCTGGGCGACCGCCTCGATGCCTCGGCGCAGACGGCGTCCCGGCGCCTCCAGCGACTCGACGACGCGGGCTTGCTCGACCGCGAGGTGCTGTCGGACGGGCAACGCGTCGCCCTCACCGACGACGGCGCGGCGGCCCTCCACCGGGAGTACGCCGACTACCGGCGGCTGTTCGAGGCGGACACCACCCTCACGCTCGACGGCACCGTCACGAGCGGGATGGGCGAGGGTCGCCACTACATCTCGCTGTCGGGCTACATGGCGCAGTTCCGCGACCGTCTCGGCTACGAGCCGTTCCCGGGGACGCTCAACGTCGACCTCACGGCCGAGAGCGTCCGCGCTCGCGGGGAGTTGGGCGCGCTGAAAGCCGACGCGACGCCCATCGACGGCTGGGAGGACGACGATCGGACGTTCGGGCCGGCGACGTGTTACGCGGCCCGCGCGGAGGCCGACGACGCTGCCTACGACGGCACCCACGTCATCGTCCCCGAACGGACCCACCACGACGCCACTCAACTCGAACTGATCGCCCCCGTGAAGCTCCGCGAGACCCTCAATGTCGACGACGGCGACACGCTGACCGTCCACCTGGGTGAGGCCTGA
- the ribB gene encoding 3,4-dihydroxy-2-butanone-4-phosphate synthase translates to MHGHGESTDSLDRAVSSFRAGGPVLVHDADDREGETDLLYPAAAVTPAAVTRMRNDGGGLIFVAFTAAVADRFDLPFLHEVIDHPANDHSDLGYDAHPSFSLTVNHRDGFTGVTDDDRALTIRRLGEVSGDESYDVEAFAREFRTPGHVHLLRASPGLLADRRGHTELGLALAREAGTVTAVAGCEMLDDETGGALSTADARTYARRHDLPFVEGATLVRALG, encoded by the coding sequence ATGCACGGACACGGGGAGTCCACCGACTCGCTCGACCGTGCGGTGTCTTCGTTCCGGGCCGGTGGTCCGGTCCTCGTCCACGACGCCGACGACCGCGAGGGCGAGACCGACCTCCTCTACCCCGCCGCGGCGGTGACGCCCGCGGCCGTCACCCGCATGCGCAACGACGGCGGTGGACTGATCTTCGTCGCGTTCACCGCCGCCGTCGCCGACCGGTTCGACCTCCCCTTCCTCCACGAAGTGATCGACCACCCGGCCAACGACCACTCCGATCTGGGGTACGACGCCCACCCCTCGTTCTCGCTGACGGTCAACCACCGCGACGGCTTCACCGGCGTCACCGACGACGACCGGGCGCTGACGATCCGTCGCCTCGGTGAGGTGAGCGGCGACGAGAGTTACGACGTCGAGGCGTTCGCCCGGGAGTTCCGGACGCCCGGCCACGTCCACCTCCTGCGGGCATCGCCCGGACTGCTCGCCGACCGTCGCGGCCACACGGAACTCGGCTTGGCGCTCGCTCGCGAAGCCGGCACCGTCACCGCCGTGGCCGGCTGTGAGATGCTCGACGACGAGACCGGCGGAGCGCTCTCGACAGCCGACGCGCGGACCTACGCCCGCCGGCACGACCTGCCGTTCGTCGAAGGGGCGACGCTGGTTCGGGCGCTGGGCTGA
- a CDS encoding halocyanin domain-containing protein has translation MVESESTRRSVVTATGTVALGGLTALAGCSGGGSGSDGESGSDGGDGGSGDGSGGDPASFDGWMDGVDNYDGVDDETGSSEVSVAVGAAGNGGNFAFDPPAIRVSSGTTVVWEWTGQGAQHNVAAEDADFESDLTQEEGFTFEHTFEESGTDRYVCTPHRSMGMKGAVVVE, from the coding sequence ATGGTCGAATCCGAATCCACGCGACGGTCGGTCGTAACGGCGACGGGAACGGTCGCTCTCGGCGGTCTCACCGCTCTCGCCGGGTGTAGCGGTGGTGGCAGTGGGAGCGACGGCGAAAGCGGAAGCGACGGCGGAGACGGAGGCAGCGGAGACGGTTCCGGCGGCGACCCCGCCAGTTTCGACGGCTGGATGGACGGCGTCGACAACTACGACGGCGTCGACGACGAGACGGGGAGCAGCGAGGTGAGCGTCGCCGTCGGCGCGGCGGGCAACGGTGGCAACTTCGCGTTCGATCCGCCGGCGATCCGTGTCTCGTCGGGCACGACCGTCGTCTGGGAGTGGACCGGACAGGGTGCCCAGCACAACGTGGCCGCCGAGGACGCCGACTTCGAGAGTGACCTCACCCAGGAGGAGGGGTTCACGTTCGAGCACACGTTCGAGGAGTCGGGCACTGACCGGTACGTCTGCACGCCTCACCGCTCGATGGGAATGAAAGGCGCCGTCGTCGTCGAGTGA